From Sander vitreus isolate 19-12246 unplaced genomic scaffold, sanVit1 ctg154_0, whole genome shotgun sequence:
CGGGTAccaataaagtaacctgaacctgaacctgatgCTGTCAGTATGAACCTGTTGGTTTATTCTGTGAGCCCAAAGTTAATCTGCTGTCAGCATCTGATCTTTGTGTCCTTCAGACTTCTAACAATCACTTTTGTaatttctgtgtctctgtcttagAAAATCAAATTCTGACAGTCTTTTTGAAGTTGTTGATGAAGCAGTGTCCACTGATCCACCTGCTGAATCTCGTTCTCTcagcagacaaaaacagaaacaaaaagccAGCAGAGCTGCTGTCAGTCCACAGTAGAGGACGATCCTTCCCCGACTCTCTGGTCGTGGTGgacttgttgtgtttggtgtctcAGGTTCAGGCCGATCCCTCGCTGCTGTAAAGAGACCAAACACATCTGTTTAATTCAtgtgaagaaaaaacatttcagtaaaACAGTTGGAAGTGTAAGGATTGTGGAAGTCCTTCCTTCTTATTTATCTAAAAAGCTGCTGAATTGAACCCGTTAAGAAAGTTCTCCTGAATCAACTTACCAGTGACATTGAGCCGACATTTACCAGAGTTACTCCTATAATTTAAGATCATATCACACACGTACAGTCCCGAGTCTTCAGTCCTGAGTCTGGACACATGAAGTCTGAGTCGTCCTTCTCTGAGGACGCCTCTGTCCCACTGGACTCGTCCTGCAAACTGTTCATCCTGAGACTCTGGGACCTCAACTCCTTTATAAAGACGAAACAGGACTAAGGTTTTGAGATCAGTTAACACTTCAcagaagacaaaaagagagtTGGAGGAACTGTGGGGGTTGGTTGTGAAGGTCCACTCCAGTGTGATGTCGTGGTTCTCCTCTGCCTGATAGGAGGTCTGGGTCACATTCACTACAAATGTTCCTGttgaggagacagagagggaaagtgaggagcagacacactgacaactTTAAACTCCATCTCCACATGTTTCTGTGGACACTTTAGTGATTCTTTGTTTAGTGTTAGTGGATAATAAAGTGAAGCTGTAAACTAACCAGAGACACAGGAGGTCAGGATGATGAGCAGCAGGATGCTGCAGATCATCTTCTCCCtgtgagaggagacagaggtgaAGAGTCACAAACACATGAGCTCAGAGTTCACTTAttacaggacagagagaggacataTACAGTCTGTTTATACTTCTTCTGTGTTACTTATTACACATGACTGACCAGAGGACCGAAAGCCAGCTACAGTAATGTATGTCTGTCACAAGATGTTGCCATTTGTCAGAAGAATGAGGAAGATACTACTAACAGCTTTATTCATCAACCTACGCCACTTATCACCGGGGCCATGCATTAGTCcgacatatttaaaaaaggaaaatgtaacTGAAAAAAATCGCTAACTATCTGAGTCAAGTACTAACACATAAAGTGTGGTATTCCTTATAAACAATAGCCTATACAACAGACAATATAGAAACAGTAAACACTTAAACAAcctcatgttgtcatgttgaaacGACTCTTTACTAAATGTTTAAAGTGTCATAGAGCAGCTTTTTATGTGGATCAGGTTCCAGGATGATCTGTCTTCAATGAATCAAATGTGTGTTAAACTGTTGTTGTTGAACTGTCTCTTTACTGAGAGAACCGACCACATTATTATCTGTTAACTTCTGGTCTAATCCACCAACCCTCACACACTAAATCTGTACAACAGGATTCACATCATGACAACACCAACatcaacacattcacacattaccTTGTGTGTCTTCAGTCAGTTAAGAACCAAACCAGGAGACCAGAGGACAGAGTTATCTGGTGAGATAGTTCCAGTTTGTGTTTGATTTCTTCAGTGCATGAAGGCAGCCAGTAATGCGTCAACGAGAAAATCCAGACACCAACCACACCTTGGAGCTTGTCTATGTGTCTAAGCATTTTAAAAAATGGCAAATATGTAGGCAGGCCAAAGAGACCGTCTCCTGACACACCCTGGGTTGGAAGCACAAAAAGTTGCTGGTCCGGTCTGCTTAGCCTGCCTGCACAACAcccatcctgcacatacacatgcactcGCACGTGCATGCACAcccgcacgcacacgcacacgcacacacacacacacacacacacacgctcaaagTTCACTTAttacaggacagagagagaacatgTACAGTCTGTTCATActtcttcctctgtgtttaTTACACATGATTGACCAGAGGACTGACAATAAGCAGGTACAGTGATGTATTTCGGTTACAAGATGGCGCCAGTTTGTAGAGTTTTTCAACTGTGTTACAGTTTCAGAGGATGTAGGACCCAAGTGCAGAGACGGCAGACACACAAGTGAGCTCAAGGATTTTTAATACATAAAAAACAGGAAACGGTGGCAAGCAATCCACTGACAAAGACAAACGAGATACACTGAAGAGAAACACAATAatccgacaagagacaaagccagcacagagactaaataaaccaggtaacgaggactaacaagggaAAGGTGGCACAACAGGTGCAACatatcagggcggggcagaacaatcaaacaggcgggaaaacaaaggCGGGTTCTGGACCGCTGCACATCAGCGGGGATTCTGGAAGACTGGTCAGTTCTGGAAAACTGGTCAGTTCTGGAACACTGGACAACTGAGGCTTTGGAACACTGGTCAGTTCAGGAACACTGGTCAGCGAGGACTCTGGGCTGAAGAGAGGTTGAAGCAGGGCATGGCGTCGGGAGCCATTTTGTCCCTTTCTCCGTCTTCGGCCTCCACGGGTCCCAGGGAATATGGCTAGGCGGGTACCCTCAAAGGATTGCTTGTAGTCAGGGGTGCCTGCTGAACAGGTAGCTGTAGAGCTGACAGACTGGAGGTCATGGGAGCTGCTAGTTGATGTAGGCAACAGAACACAGAACAGTAGCAAGCAATCCATTGACAAAGGCAAACGAGATACACTTAACATAAACACAATAATCCGCCAAGAGCCTAAAAGCATTGAGCCTAGAGTGCCAGCTatcacaaaatataaaaacataatggaatattaaGCAGTAAgactctcaggcattctgtattgctttcaactatttctTCTCCTGTACATCAACTTTTCTagttatatctgagtcagcacacatctAGTCTAGGCAGGACTTACTCTTACCTCctctttgtgtattttgttggggaagtaacctcttaaaatatgacaattattcacctcaatgatatattaattcattttaaagtaaTAAACCCTGGACTTTAATAGCTCAGATGTTGTCAGGGATGTGAGGCTCGCACCCCAAAATGCAGAGtaaataatttcatttaaaaaagactTACAAATGAAGGTGTCCTGAGGTAGGCAGGGAGGCAGtccaaaccaaaaccaaaaccaCAAACTACTAGAAAaccagaagacatgaaaggaatAAACCAGCAGGAATGAGAGACGGagaagatttctgctcatgttcaaaactttgttcACATTcaactcatcccatctgtgttgAAGTGGTTGAATAATATCAAtttactaaaaaaggtaaaTTATGCTGTATATGCTGCGCATATTTAtttgctatatatatacacaacacggtctcacagcagttcgtgtaattgtcacgttatttttaatctattgattcgtgtacaacaacacgtttatctttttttttcgtggtggcctgcacgaaatgggaaccatctattcagaggttgggctttggaaaaaaacaacggggaaaggacgcctcacacgccgggagacgggcGACAATaatgggacggttgtgattaggaggGCAACGGGGGGGAAACGCCACATGCAGGAtgtgatccccggtctcccgggtgaaagtcctatgttgtttgacccatccacgaCCCCGGccaacctccctatgtggattttcggcttttcatactactccctaccgtattcgttctgtgatcacgaaatatgcttcctattgaaatacattactttacattttcgtgctggccaccacgaaaaaacgtccccgtgaacacaaatcaatagattaaatgtCGTGACAATTTCatgaactgctgtgagactgggttgatatatatatatatatatatatatatatatgtcccgTTAAAGCCTGGTCCTACTGATGTTTCTTGTATTCTCTCTTGCCTCGCTGTGATAAAAGCCTGGATGTCCATTAACCTTCTACAGATTTCATTCAAATCTAATCCTGATCCTCATTAGGTGTTGCTCTTACAACACGCTAATGTTCCTGCTCTGTGTAGAAACAGCAGAGGTAACACCAGACTGCTGGGGAGATTAAACCAGATTTCAGTTATTGTCATCACACAGTTAACACGTGACACATCAAGAACAGCCAAAACTATACTTGCAAAGCATCTCAACAACAGCACTACCAGTATAGCCATGATGGTGTAGAAAGCCCTCTGCTTTGATTGGTCAACTCTTTCCCTGTCCCCGCCCTGTTCCCCTGGCCCTGGACGAATCAGAACGCAGAGAACAGAAAGACTGCAGAAGGAAATGACGAACAAGGAGACAATCAAGAGGCTGAAATCCACAATCAATGATAAATCATCCAGAATCATCAGACATGTTGCTACAAAGGAAAGCAGCCAAACACAGCCAATGCTgatatttctgattctgatccctctctctcctctcagtgTCAGGTAGGTGACGGGATGAACGACAGCCAGGTAGTGCTCCACACAGGTCAGGATGTGAAAGAACGTCTCTCCGTACCAATTGAAGCTCCAAAGAAAGAACCCCACAATAACTATATTAACATGATCCCCGTAGATACCACAGCAGCAGAGGGTGTACCCGAAGACACCCATCAGCTTCATGGTGACCATGTGGTAGGTGAAGCTGTCTGAGTGACTCGtcgttgctgctgctgcggagGTGGAGCGATGTTGCCGCCATCGTTGGAGACCCAGGTAGATGACGAGGATGCagacagggaggaggaggaggacgctGGTGATGTAGAATGCAGTAAAGATGAAGCAGTTTGGTTTGATGAAGAAGCAAACTATGCCGAAAGGAAGTTCAGGCTGAAGAAGGGAGTCAttggaggaggaagagtttACTGCCATATCtggaagagaaaaagacaatcaaatggagaaaaatacacacacaaatatcagGATACTCACAAAACATTTTAGGTATACCGATAACGATACTGGAAAATCAGTGGAGTGCTCTTTTAATGTTTCTGTGGTTAGTCTTTAGCTAAACCActaagtttataaaatacatcaATCAACTGTAAGTGCTGAAGTGCTATCAGTAAGATAAGCAGGGCACATTAGCACCGCCAAATGCGATTAGATTTGGGTTTGTTAAACAAAAGTTGTAATGTACTACCTGGGAGTgcaaaaaattaataaaaatataaatgtcttATATATGAATGTCTTATTCGGTTGCATGTGTTCATACAAAAAGGAGCTTTGCACACATTAATCAGAGCTGAATATTTGATGACTGCAGTGTTTTACATTCT
This genomic window contains:
- the LOC144513235 gene encoding uncharacterized protein LOC144513235 isoform X2, which codes for MICSILLLIILTSCVSGTFVVNVTQTSYQAEENHDITLEWTFTTNPHSSSNSLFVFCEVLTDLKTLVLFRLYKGVEVPESQDEQFAGRVQWDRGVLREGRLRLHVSRLRTEDSGLYVCDMILNYRSNSGKCRLNVTAARDRPEPETPNTTSPPRPESRGRIVLYCGLTAALLAFCFCFCLLRERDSAGGSVDTASSTTSKRLSEFDFLRQRHRNYKSDC